In Musa acuminata AAA Group cultivar baxijiao chromosome BXJ2-3, Cavendish_Baxijiao_AAA, whole genome shotgun sequence, the following proteins share a genomic window:
- the LOC103977579 gene encoding glutamine synthetase nodule isozyme, whose product MSLLTDLVNLNLSNTTDNIIAEYIWIGGSGMDMRSKARTLTGPVTDPSKLPKWNYDGSSTGQAPGEDSEVILYPQAIFKDPFRRGNNILVMCDCYTPAGEPIPTNKRFNAAKIFSHPAVTAEVPWYGIEQEYTLLQKDVKWPLGWPVGGFPGPQGPYYCAAGADKAFGRDIVDAHYKACLYAGVNISGINGEVMPGQWEFQVGPAVGISAGDELWIARYILERITEIAGVVLSFDPKPIQGDWNGAGAHTNYSTQSMRSDGGYEVIKKAIEKLGKRHKEHIAAYGEGNERRLTGRHETADINTFLWGVANRGASIRVGRETERNGKGYFEDRRPASNMDPYIVTSMIAETTILWEP is encoded by the exons ATGTCTCTGCTCACAGATCTCGTCAACCTTAACCTTAGCAACACCACTGACAACATCATTGCCGAGTACATATG GATAGGAGGAAGTGGTATGGATATGCGAAGCAAAGCCAGG ACTCTCACTGGTCCTGTCACTGATCCCTCTAAGCTTCCCAAGTGGAATTATGATGGTTCCAGCACAGGTCAAGCTCCTGGTGAGGACAGCGAAGTGATCTTGTA TCCTCAAGCCATCTTCAAGGATCCATTCAGGAGGGGCAACAACATTCTT GTCATGTGTGACTGCTATACCCCAGCCGGAGAGCCAATTCCCACCAACAAAAGGTTCAATGCTGCTAAGATATTTAGCCATCCTGCTGTTACTGCTGAAGTACCAtg GTATGGAATTGAGCAGGAATACACCCTTCTGCAAAAGGATGTCAAGTGGCCTCTTGGTTGGCCAGTTGGTGGGTTCCCTGGTCCTCAG GGACCCTACTACTGTGCTGCTGGGGCAGACAAAGCTTTTGGCCGAGACATAGTTGATGCTCATTACAAAGCTTGTCTCTATGCTGGTGTCAACATCAGTGGCATCAATGGGGAAGTCATGCCGGGCCAG TGGGAGTTTCAAGTTGGTCCTGCTGTTGGCATCTCTGCTGGAGATGAACTGTGGATTGCTCGTTACATTCTTGAG AGGATCACTGAAATTGCAGGTGTTGTTCTTTCTTTTGACCCAAAGCCAATCCAG GGAGATTGGAATGGAGCTGGTGCTCACACAAACTACAG TACCCAGTCCATGAGGAGTGATGGAGGATACGAAGTCATCAAGAAGGCCATCGAAAAGCTTGGCAAGAGGCACAAAGAGCATATTGCTGCATATGGAGAAGGCAATGAGCGCCGACTCACTGGGCGACATGAGACTGCTGATATCAACACCTTCCTTTGG GGTGTTGCTAATCGTGGAGCTTCCATTCGAGTAGGCCGTGAGACGGAGAGAAATGGGAAAG GTTATTTCGAGGATCGAAGGCCCGCATCGAACATGGATCCATATATTGTCACTTCCATGATTGCTGAGACCACCATCCTCTGGGAACCATGA
- the LOC135607068 gene encoding protein FLOURY 1-like, whose protein sequence is MASVPGLLAFFCGSLGFPSLSIACNMFVLPSLLFLGLRVWCLGFRFQELDIFLRLIPKVLMNWKKELCTNGGVCAACGTKIGTRKPSQPERSKRNKVCLLELGSRNWTIRNGFKDLSDEEGENDGLQGDGTVKLKEKIAEERKHRTAAVSEPEKERVAASSAAEEAMAKIAKLQNEKGLIEREARLFREMAEQKQSYDDLVIETLHWIIMKLEAGRSADIMRTTV, encoded by the coding sequence ATGGCATCAGTTCCTGGCTTGTTGGCTTTTTTCTGTGGTTCTCTTGGTTTCCCTTCTCTTTCCATTGCATGCAACATGTTTGTGTTGCCAAGCCTCTTGTTCTTAGGATTGAGAGTATGGTGCCTTGGGTTTCGCTTCCAGGAGCTCGATATATTTCTCAGGCTGATCCCAAAGGTACTCATGAACTGGAAGAAGGAACTGTGTACTAATGGTGGTGTTTGTGCTGCTTGCGGCACCAAAATTGGAACTCGGAAGCCCTCTCAACCTGAAAGATCAAAGAGAAATAAGGTATGCTTGCTTGAGCTGGGGAGTAGAAATTGGACGATCAGAAATGGTTTCAAAGATTTATCTGATGAAGAAGGGGAGAATGATGGACTCCAGGGAGATGGTACAGTGAAGTTAAAGGAGAAGATTGCAGAGGAAAGGAAGCATCGGACCGCGGCGGTTTCTGAACCAGAGAAGGAGAGGGTAGCAGCTTCATCGGCTGCCGAAGAGGCCATGGCCAAGATTGCAAAGCTACAGAACGAGAAAGGACTGATTGAGAGAGAAGCTCGGCTGTTCCGCGAAATGGCAGAGCAGAAGCAGTCGTATGATGATCTGGTGATCGAAACTTTGCATTGGATCATCATGAAACTTGAGGCAGGGAGATCAGCAGACATAATGAGAACCACAGTGTAG
- the LOC135607069 gene encoding probable inactive receptor kinase At1g48480, translated as MGLPLMLLPLVILLSLFGGGAPDDLASDRAALLAFRAAVSGATRRWNASDLSPCSWHGVTCAAGRVSELRLPGSSLLGPIPPGTLGNLTALRTLSLRYNLISGTLPPDFAALASLRYLYLQDNRLSGEIPTVVFALRQLGRLNLADNSLVGAILPAFNNLTRLSTLLLERNRLSGEIPDLRLPNLLQFNVSFNQLNGSIPARLRSLPASSFSGNSLCGGPLGPCAGVHSPSPAPSSSSPNGGIDSNGGSKKLSAGAIAGIAIGSAVGFLALLLFLVPCYRKKRNAEAESKAGGSMGPEAEMALRGKREVADNAGGTAAAVAGGASGGGKKLVFVGNVQRIYDLEDLLRASAEVLGKGTSGTTYKAMLEMGMVVAVKRLRDVNLPEKEFRDRMEVIGAMDHPNSVTLQAYYYSKDEKLLVYEFVPNGSLSSVLHGNKSSGRTPLDWKTRLEIALGAARGIEYIHLKSSGLSHGNITSSNIVLAKFNEALVSDFGLNSLGSTPMPSQRSAGYRAPEVTDIRRVSQKADVYSFGVLLMELLTGKPPTQALNNEDGVDLPRWVESVVREEWNSEVFDHELLRYQNVEEAMVQLLQLAIDCAVQFPENRPSMSEVVARIEEICRGSSKRTQQQGGTIIDTAGAISNSD; from the exons ATGGGCTTGCCGCTCATGCTTCTCCCTTTGGTGATCCTCTTATCCTTGTTCGGGGGTGGAGCACCAGACGACCTCGCCTCCGACCGCGCCGCGCTCCTCGCCTTCCGCGCCGCCGTCTCCGGCGCCACGCGGCGGTGGAACGCCTCCGACCTCTCGCCTTGCTCGTGGCACGGGGTGACCTGCGCCGCCGGCCGCGTCTCCGAGCTTCGTCTCCCAGGATCCTCCCTTCTTGGCCCGATCCCGCCGGGAACTCTTGGTAACCTTACTGCGCTCCGCACGCTGAGTCTTCGTTACAACCTCATTTCCGGCACCCTCCCGCCGGACTTCGCCGCCCTCGCCAGCCTCCGCTACCTTTACTTACAAGACAACCGCCTCTCCGGTGAGATTCCCACCGTCGTGTTCGCCCTCCGCCAGCTTGGCCGCCTCAACCTCGCCGATAACTCCCTCGTCGGCGCGATCCTCCCGGCGTTCAACAACCTCACCCGCCTCTCCACGCTGCTTCTCGAGCGTAACCGGCTCTCCGGAGAGATCCCCGACCTCCGACTCCCGAACCTCCTCCAATTCAACGTGTCCTTCAACCAGCTCAATGGCTCCATACCCGCGAGACTCCGCAGCCTTCCGGCGAGCTCCTTCAGCGGAAACTCTCTCTGCGGGGGCCCCCTCGGCCCCTGCGCCGGCGTGCACTCTCCGTCTCCGGCGCCATCTTCATCGAGCCCCAACGGCGGCATCGACAGTAACGGAGGGAGCAAGAAGCTCTCCGCCGGCGCGATCGCCGGGATCGCGATCGGCTCCGCCGTCGGCTTCTtggctcttctcctcttcctggtCCCCTGTTACCGGAAGAAGAGAAATGCCGAGGCTGAGTCAAAGGCGGGCGGGAGCATGGGACCGGAGGCGGAGATGGCGCTGAGGGGCAAGCGAGAGGTGGCGGACAACGCGGGAgggacagcggcggcggtggccgGAGGGGCAAGCGGGGGTGGCAAGAAGCTGGTCTTCGTAGGCAATGTTCAGAGAATATACGACCTGGAGGACCTGCTGCGGGCGTCGGCAGAGGTCCTCGGGAAGGGTACGTCCGGGACGACGTACAaggcgatgctggagatggggatGGTGGTGGCAGTGAAGCGCCTCCGGGACGTCAACCTCCCCGAGAAGGAGTTCCGCGATCGGATGGAGGTAATCGGCGCCATGGACCACCCCAACTCGGTGACCCTGCAGGCTTACTACTACAGCAAGGATGAGAAGCTTTTGGTCTACGAGTTCGTGCCCAACGGAAGCCTCTCTTCCGTCCTTCATG GAAACAAATCATCCGGTCGCACCCCTCTCGACTGGAAGACGAGATTGGAGATTGCTCTTGGAGCAGCCCGAGGCATCGAGTATATCCACTTGAAAAGCTCTGGCCTCTCCCATGGCAACATTACGTCGTCCAACATCGTTCTCGCCAAATTCAACGAAGCTCTTGTCTCAGACTTCGGCTTAAACAGTCTCGGGTCAACTCCAATGCCAAGTCAACGCTCCGCCGGCTATCGTGCAccagaggtcaccgacatccgaaGGGTCTCCCAGAAGGCTGATGTATACAGCTTCGGCGTGCTCCTCATGGAGCTACTCACAGGGAAGCCACCAACGCAGGCGCTCAACAACGAGGACGGCGTCGACCTCCCCAGGTGGGTGGAATCGGTTGTCAGGGAGGAATGGAACTCCGAGGTGTTCGATCATGAATTGTTGAGGTACCAAAACGTTGAGGAGGCAATGGTACAGCTGCTGCAGTTGGCCATTGATTGTGCTGTACAGTTCCCAGAGAACCGACCTTCGATGTCTGAGGTTGTGGCTCGGATTGAAGAGATCTGCAGAGGTTCGAGCAAGAGAACTCAGCAGCAAGGTGGCACCATCATCGACACTGCTGGTGCCATATCAAACAGTGATTGA
- the LOC103977581 gene encoding plasmodesmata-located protein 6, which produces MSTFMLLLLLASSIASLTTSASDDYTDFVYAGCSQPKYTLGSPYQLNVDSVLTSLANAAAFSSYANFTSSAAGGSFPAYGLFQCRGDLPFSDCDSCVRSGLSRLSAFCPSAAGAAVQLRGCFLRYGNDSFLGKPDTSVLYKKCGPAAAGGYNSDQLGMRDAALADLTSGAAGGSYRVGAAGYVQAMAQCVGDQSAKECDDCVAAAVAHLRAVCGFAVAGDAYLGKCYAKYWSNGVYTTSKTDHGDEAGKTLAIIIGLMAGVALIIVFLSFLRRAGHDGKY; this is translated from the exons atGTCTACGTTcatgcttctcctcctcctcgcctctTCCATTGCTTCCCTAACGACGTCGGCCTCCGACGACTACACAGACTTTGTTTACGCCGGTTGCTCGCAGCCTAAGTACACCCTGGGCTCGCCCTACCAGCTCAACGTCGATTCCGTCCTCACCTCCCTCGCCAACGCCGCCGCCTTCTCCTCCTACGCCAACTTCACCTCATCCGCCGCCGGTGGGTCGTTCCCGGCCTACGGTCTCTTCCAGTGCCGCGGCGACCTCCCCTTCTCCGACTGCGACTCCTGCGTCCGCTCCGGACTGTCCCGGCTCTCCGCCTTCTGCCCCTCCGCCGCCGGCGCCGCCGTCCAGCTCAGGGGATGCTTCCTCCGCTACGGCAACGACTCCTTCCTCGGCAAGCCCGACACCAGCGTCCTCTACAAGAAGTGCGGCCCCGCCGCCGCCGGGGGCTACAACTCCGACCAGCTGGGCATGCGCGACGCCGCGCTCGCCGACCTCACGTCCGGCGCCGCCGGGGGGAGCTACAGGGTCGGCGCCGCCGGATACGTGCAGGCGATGGCGCAGTGCGTCGGGGACCAGAGCGCGAAGGAGTGCGACGACTGtgtggcagcggcggtggcgcACCTCAGGGCCGTGTGCGGGTTCGCCGTGGCCGGCGATGCTTACCTCGGCAAGTGCTACGCCAAGTATTGGTCCAATGGAGTCTACACCACATCCAAGACTGACCATG GTGATGAGGCTGGGAAGACACTGGCAATTATCATTGGCCTCATGGCAGGAGTAGCTCTCATAATTGTCTTCCTATCCTTCCTCAGAAGAGCTGGACATGATG GTAAATACTAA
- the LOC135606424 gene encoding nudix hydrolase 17, mitochondrial-like isoform X1, with protein sequence MVALVSRHGRRLQRYSSGRRLVVGCIPYKFKEVDEPAIEVLVVSSQKGPELMFPKVDAPLSHLICNLLYQPMLYDQPQGLAFFRQGGWELDESMPEAASREAFEEAGVRGNLEGTLGKWTSKGDDKIHFMYALRVTEVLQQWPEMDARERKWVTVEEAREVCKHSWMREAVDKLADLLSSPSGQEMNSA encoded by the exons ATGGTGGCTTTGGTGTCTCGGCATGGGAGGAGGCTGCAGCGGTACAGCTCCGGTCGCCGCCTCGTCGTCGG ATGCATCCCCTACAAGTTCAAGGAGGTGGACGAGCCAGCGATCGAGGTGCTCGTCGTAAGCTCTCAAAAGGGTCCTGAGCTTATGTTCCCAAAGGTTGATGCTCCTCTGTCTCATCTGATCTGCAATCTTCTGTATCAGCCTATGCTTTATGATCAACCACAAGGTCTTGCGTTCTTCCGACAGGGTGGTTGGGAGCTCGATGAAAGCATGCCCGAAGCAGCTTCCAGGGAGGCGTTCGAGGAAGCCGGAGTGCGTGGAAACTTGGAG GGCACGCTTGGCAAATGGACCAGCAAGGGGGACGACAAGATCCACTTCATGTACGCGTTGAGAGTTACGGAGGTGCTGCAGCAGTGGCCGGAGATGGACGCCCGAGAACGGAAGTGG GTGACCGTGGAGGAAGCAAGGGAAGTGTGCAAGCATTCATGGATGAGAGAAGCAGTGGATAAGCTGGCAGACCTTCTATCAAGTCCAAGTGGGCAAGAGATGAACTCAGCATAG
- the LOC135606424 gene encoding nudix hydrolase 17, mitochondrial-like isoform X2 yields the protein MVALVSRHGRRLQRYSSGRRLVVGCIPYKFKEVDEPAIEVLVVSSQKGPELMFPKGGWELDESMPEAASREAFEEAGVRGNLEGTLGKWTSKGDDKIHFMYALRVTEVLQQWPEMDARERKWVTVEEAREVCKHSWMREAVDKLADLLSSPSGQEMNSA from the exons ATGGTGGCTTTGGTGTCTCGGCATGGGAGGAGGCTGCAGCGGTACAGCTCCGGTCGCCGCCTCGTCGTCGG ATGCATCCCCTACAAGTTCAAGGAGGTGGACGAGCCAGCGATCGAGGTGCTCGTCGTAAGCTCTCAAAAGGGTCCTGAGCTTATGTTCCCAAAG GGTGGTTGGGAGCTCGATGAAAGCATGCCCGAAGCAGCTTCCAGGGAGGCGTTCGAGGAAGCCGGAGTGCGTGGAAACTTGGAG GGCACGCTTGGCAAATGGACCAGCAAGGGGGACGACAAGATCCACTTCATGTACGCGTTGAGAGTTACGGAGGTGCTGCAGCAGTGGCCGGAGATGGACGCCCGAGAACGGAAGTGG GTGACCGTGGAGGAAGCAAGGGAAGTGTGCAAGCATTCATGGATGAGAGAAGCAGTGGATAAGCTGGCAGACCTTCTATCAAGTCCAAGTGGGCAAGAGATGAACTCAGCATAG
- the LOC103978062 gene encoding non-specific lipid transfer protein GPI-anchored 3-like, protein MASNKGLLLCFLFVLSLWASMGVSDGDTDVGVPPCVRKLLPCLDYLRSQEKPPAACCVPLGSALDEEIECLCKLFFDDHLLESLNISQSQILGFPPRCGLKAPDVTKCKFSSDAPKPNPIPPHASSPPTSTPKAPSSSSAAIGIDITSVLALIIIWVFSVTSPF, encoded by the exons ATGGCGTCCAACAAGGGcctcctcctctgcttcctctTCGTGCTCTCTCTGTGGGCTTCCATGGGGGTCTCCGATGGCGACACCGACGTTGGCGTGCCTCCGTGCGTGAGGAAACTACTGCCTTGCCTGGACTACCTGCGGTCCCAGGAGAAGCCGCCCGCCGCCTGCTGCGTCCCCCTGGGGAGCGCGTTGGATGAGGAAATCGAATGCCTCTGCAAACTCTTCTTCGACGACCATCTCCTCGAGTCGCTCAACATCTCGCAGTCCCAAATCCTGGGGTTTCCCCCGCGCTGCGGATTGAAGGCGCCGGACGTTACTAAGTGCAAGTTCTCTTCAG ATGCTCCAAAACCAAATCCCATCCCACCTCATGCTTCATCGCCTCCAACCTCAACTCCTAAAG CACCATCTTCAAGCAGTGCAGCCATAGGAATCGACATAACGAGTGTATTAGCTTTAATTATCATTTGGGTGTTTTCTGTAACAAGTCCTTTTTAG